TTTTCGCGAACGTGCGCCGCTCGCCGCCACGAAGACCATGTATCTCGATGCCAAGGGCGATATCGTGCCGCGCGCCAGCCTCGACGGTTATCTTGCCGTTGGCGTTCCAGGCTCCGTCATGGGCTTCGAAACCGCCCGCGAGAAATACGGTACAAAGTCGCGCCAGGATTTGATCGCACCGGCACTGCGCTTCGCCACGGAGGGCTTCACGCTGGAACAGGGCGACGCCGCGAGCCTCGCCGGCAGCGCCAAGCGGCTCGCCAAAGACGAGGCGGCGGCGAAGATCTTCCTGAAACCCGACGGCAAACCTTATGCATCGGGCGAAAAGCTCGATCAGCCCGACCTTGCCGCGGTCCTGGCAGGCATCTCCCAAAAAGGTCCGGACGCCTTCTATAAGGCAGCACCCGCCGAGGCGATCGTCAAGGCAAGCCAGGCCAAGGGCGGCATCCTCGCCAAGGAGGATTTCGAGCAATATTCCGTGCGCGAGTTGAAGCCGGTCGAGTGCAATTACCGCGGCTACGACATCATCTCCTCACCGCCGCCTTCCTCCGGCGGCGTCATCATCTGCGAGATCCTCAACGTTCTCGAAAATTATCCACTTTCCTACCTGGGCTACGGTTCAGCCGACACCGTCCATGTCATGGTCGAGGCAATGCGCTATGCCTATGTCGATCGCAATGCTGCGCTCGGTGACCCCGATTTCATCGAGAATCCGGTCGCAAAGCTCATCGACAAGGCCTATGCCAAGGAAATCGACGCCAAGATCGATCCCTACAAGGCTGGCACTTCCGCCAACCTCAAACCGCTCGGCGGCAAGGAAAGCACCGAGACGACGCATTATTCGATCATCGACGACGAGGGCAATGCCGTTGCCGTCACCTATACGCTGAACGGCTCCTTTGGCGCCGCCGTCGTGGCACCGGGCACCGGCGTCCTGCTCAACAACGAGATGGACGATTTCACCTCCAAGCCCGGCGTGCCGAACCTCTACGGCCTGGTGCAGGGCGAAGCGAATGCCATCGCTCCGAAGAAGACACCGCTCTCCTCGATGAGCCCGACGATCGTCACCAAGGACGGCAAGCCCTTCATGGTGATCGGCAGCCCCGGCGGCTCGCGTATCATCACCATTACGCTGGAGGCGATCCTCAACGTCGTCGATTTCGGCATGGATATCAGCCAGGCGGTGAACGCGCCGCGTATCCACCATCAATGGCAGCCCGACAAGGTCTATCTCGAACCCTATGCGCTGTCGCCCGATACGGAAAAGACCCTCGCCGCCATGGGCTACAGCTTCGATGGCGGCAATGACGCGCCGCTCTGGGGCCAGGCCGCCGGCATCCTCGTCGGCGGCAAAAGCCTCGCCGCCATCGAAAAGGGCGGCGGTGCGCGGTATAATGGGGCCATGGACAGCCGCGCGGCGGAGGGTTCGGCCAACGGCTACTGACGTCGGCAGCTTGCGGCGAGCTGCAAACGCGATGCACCATTTATGTCACGGTGACAAAGTCGCCGTTCACAAGTCGCTTGCCGCACCCTAAGCAAGAGCGAACCCGCAAGCAGGACGATTCCCGAATGGTCAGCATTGAAATGATTGTCGCCGCCCGCGCCCGTCTGCGCGGTCACATCAGGCGTACGCCGCTTCTATCCTCCCCCTTCCTCAACGAGATCGCCGGCCGGCGCCTGTTCGTGAAGGCGGAATGCCTGCAGCATTCCGGCTCGTTCAAGTTTCGTGGCGGCTGGTCTGCCGTCTCCGGCCTCGATCCGGCCGTGCGCGCCAAGGGCGTCATCGCCTTCTCCTCCGGTAACCATGCCCAGGGGGTCGCGCTTGCCGCCAAGCTGCACAATGTGCCCTCCGTCATCATCATGCCAAGCGATGCACCGAAGCTGAAGATCGCCAACACCCGCGCCTTCGGCGCCGAAGTCGTCCTCTACGACCGTGTCAATGAGGATCGCGACGAGATCGGCGCGAGGCTTTCAGCCGAGCGCAGCCTGACGCTGATCAAGCCCTTCGACGAACCGCTGGTGATCGCCGGTCAGGGCACGACCGGTCTGGAGATTTCCGAGCAAGCCAAAGAGGAAGGCGTAACGTCAGCCGAAGTCCTCGTTTCCTGCGGCGGCGGCGGATTGACCTCCGGCATCGCGCTCGCTCTCGAAGCCAGCGCCCCTGGCTTTCGCGTCCGCCCCTGCGAGCCCAAAGATTTCGACGACACCACCCGCTCGCTCGCCTCCGGCAGGATCGAACGCAATGCGTCGACAGCAGGCTCGATCTGCGATGCGATCCTCACGCCGCAGCCTGGCAATATCACCTTCCCGATCCTCAAGCGTCTCGCCGGCGCCGGCATCGTCGTCACCGATGATGAGGCGCTGCGCGCCATGGCGCTGGCTTTCACCCGGCTGAAGATCGTCGTCGAGCCCGGCGGTGCCGTGGCGCTTGCCGCCGCCCTCTTCCATGGCGAGGCGCTGGAAAGCGACACCGTCGTTGCCGTTACCTCAGGCGGCAATGTCGATGCCGATATCTTCGCCATGGCGCTCGGACGCTTCGGCTGAGATACCGTGTCGGCGCAGGCTGTAAACGGCCTCGGATTTCAGGAACGCCCGTGACCCGTCCGCAGCAGCAGCGGCGGACGGTCTTTCATCGGCGACCGTCATGCGATCTTGTAGCGTTCCGCCGGCACGGTGCGAGACAGGTTCGGCATCAACGCCTGACGCGCCTCCTCGTAGGCGGCAAGCAGGCCTGCATCCTCGAGTGACGGGATCGTTGCGAACTCGCCCTGCCCGAGGCCCGAGAGCGACGCATCGACCATGTTTTCTGCAGACATCACGATCTCATTCGGCAGATACTCGACCGGCGTGCCGGCGATGCCCCAGAATTCCGTCGCAGTGGCGCCGGGCAGCACGACCTGAATGCGGATGTTCTTTTCCGCCAGCTCATGCTTCAGCGACTGGCTGAAGGCGAGTACGAAGGCTTTCGTGCCGCCATAGACGCCATTTAGCATCTCTGGGGAGATCGCGACGATGGAAGAAATATTGATGATCGTACCGCCGCCGCGGGCGACGAAACCCGGCACGACGGCATAGGTCAGCCGTGTCAGCGCCGTCACATTGAGCTCGATCATCGCCTGCATCTTGTCGACATCGGAGGAAAGCAGCGGCGCCGTTCCGCCGACGCCGGCGTTGTTGACGAGAAGCGTAATGCTCCGGTCTTCCTTCAGTACGCCTTCGATGCGGGCGAGGCCTGTCTTGTCGCCGAGATCGGCCACGACAGTCTCGACCGTCCGGCCGGTTTCCGCCGTCAACCGGCTTGCCAGCGACTTCAGCCGTTCGCCGTTGCGGGCGACGATGATGAGGTCGTAACCCTGCTTCGCCAGCCTATGGGCGTAGACTGCGCCGATGCCCGAGGATGCACCGGTCACCAGCGCCGTGCCCTTCAGTTCCTGTGTCATGATCCGTCTCCTTGAATACGCCCTGGCCTGATGCCCTGCGCTTGAGGAGAGTCTTACGCCCGATTGCGCATGTCCTGAATGTCATATATACCACCTTTCAGGACATCATTTGGGATCTGATGATCGTGCAACGAATTGGCTTTCTGCTCTATCCCGGCTTCCAGATTATGAGCTTGGCGGCCGTTTCCGCCTTCGAGTTCACCAATATCGAACTTGAGGAAAAGGCTTACGACATCCATTATCTCTCTGAACATGGTGGGTCGATTGCCAACTCGCTTGGCATGGTGATGGAGACGGAGGCCTTTGGCGACCCGGCCCTCGACACGCTGATCGTGGCGGGAGCGCCTGGCGTCAGGCTGCCGAGCGCAGCAGAAGCCGACTTCATCCGCGCCGCCCTGCCCGCTACCCGTCGCTTGGCCTCGATTTGCACCGGCGCCTTTTTTCTTGCCGAAGCCGGCATCCTCGACGGCCGTCGGGCGACGACGCATTGGTATGTCTCGCGCCAACTGCAAAGCCGATATCCAAAAATAAAAATGGAAGAAGACCGGATCTTCATCATCGACGGTTCCGTCTGGACCTCGGCCGGTATGACGGCCGGTCTCGATCTGGCTTTGGCGATGGTTGAGAAGGATCACGGTTTCGAGGTGGCCCGTGCCATTTCCCGCAAGCTCGTCGTCTATCATCGCCGGGCCGGCGGCCAGTCGCAATTTTCCGCCCTTCTGGAACTGGAGCCCAAATCGGACCGCATCCAGAAGGCACTCGCCTACGCCCGCAGCAATCTGAAATCGGCGCTGCCAGTTGAGGAACTGGCGGAAGCGGCCCACCTTAGCCTCCGCCAGTTTAGCCGCGCCTTTCGCGCCGAAACCGGACAATCACCGGCCAAGGCAGTTGAGAACCTGCGGTTGGAAGCCGCCCGCCTGATGATGGAGCAGGGCCGCCACCCGATCGACGTCGTTGCCCGCGAAACCGGCTTTGTGGATCGCGAGCGCATGCGCCGTGCCTTCCTGCGCGCTTTCGGCCAGCCGCCGCAGGCAATTCGGCGCACCGCCCTACAGCAACGGCAGATGTGATGTGTCAGGCCGCCGTCCCGCGCAGGGCGCCATGCACCGATTGCAGCACGAGTTCGGCAAGCCGGGCCGCAGCCGGTTGCGGTTCGGCTTCGGCCCGATGCAGGACCAGACCGAGCTTTGGCAAATCAGGCAGGCCGATCGTCTCCGGCGCCAGCGGTCGGACCTTTGCCGGCAGGCCGATCGGTGTACGGATGGTGATGCCGAGGCCCGCCGCCGCCGCTGCCCAGAGACCGCCGAGGCTGGGGCTGACAAAGGCGAGACGCCAGGAAATGCCCGCCTCGTCAAGTGCCCGGGTCGCTGCACTTCGCAACAGGCACGGCGCCTCCAGCGAAGCGAGCGGCATCGGCTCACCGCTTGCCGCATGCCAGCCCGGGGCTCCCTCGACCGGTCCAATCCAACGCATCGGCACCTCGCCAATCTGCTCGCAATGCGAAGTCCGTGTGCCATCGCTCCAGGCAAG
This Rhizobium sp. NZLR1 DNA region includes the following protein-coding sequences:
- the ggt gene encoding gamma-glutamyltransferase; amino-acid sequence: MGRLHIGTISVISALSLCLTPALAASSAPVEAEHGMVVTAQHLATNVGVEVLKGGGNAVDAAVAVGYALAVVYPSAGNLGGGGFMTIRLKDGTKTFLDFRERAPLAATKTMYLDAKGDIVPRASLDGYLAVGVPGSVMGFETAREKYGTKSRQDLIAPALRFATEGFTLEQGDAASLAGSAKRLAKDEAAAKIFLKPDGKPYASGEKLDQPDLAAVLAGISQKGPDAFYKAAPAEAIVKASQAKGGILAKEDFEQYSVRELKPVECNYRGYDIISSPPPSSGGVIICEILNVLENYPLSYLGYGSADTVHVMVEAMRYAYVDRNAALGDPDFIENPVAKLIDKAYAKEIDAKIDPYKAGTSANLKPLGGKESTETTHYSIIDDEGNAVAVTYTLNGSFGAAVVAPGTGVLLNNEMDDFTSKPGVPNLYGLVQGEANAIAPKKTPLSSMSPTIVTKDGKPFMVIGSPGGSRIITITLEAILNVVDFGMDISQAVNAPRIHHQWQPDKVYLEPYALSPDTEKTLAAMGYSFDGGNDAPLWGQAAGILVGGKSLAAIEKGGGARYNGAMDSRAAEGSANGY
- a CDS encoding GlxA family transcriptional regulator, which codes for MIVQRIGFLLYPGFQIMSLAAVSAFEFTNIELEEKAYDIHYLSEHGGSIANSLGMVMETEAFGDPALDTLIVAGAPGVRLPSAAEADFIRAALPATRRLASICTGAFFLAEAGILDGRRATTHWYVSRQLQSRYPKIKMEEDRIFIIDGSVWTSAGMTAGLDLALAMVEKDHGFEVARAISRKLVVYHRRAGGQSQFSALLELEPKSDRIQKALAYARSNLKSALPVEELAEAAHLSLRQFSRAFRAETGQSPAKAVENLRLEAARLMMEQGRHPIDVVARETGFVDRERMRRAFLRAFGQPPQAIRRTALQQRQM
- a CDS encoding SDR family oxidoreductase yields the protein MTQELKGTALVTGASSGIGAVYAHRLAKQGYDLIIVARNGERLKSLASRLTAETGRTVETVVADLGDKTGLARIEGVLKEDRSITLLVNNAGVGGTAPLLSSDVDKMQAMIELNVTALTRLTYAVVPGFVARGGGTIINISSIVAISPEMLNGVYGGTKAFVLAFSQSLKHELAEKNIRIQVVLPGATATEFWGIAGTPVEYLPNEIVMSAENMVDASLSGLGQGEFATIPSLEDAGLLAAYEEARQALMPNLSRTVPAERYKIA
- a CDS encoding threonine/serine dehydratase, giving the protein MVSIEMIVAARARLRGHIRRTPLLSSPFLNEIAGRRLFVKAECLQHSGSFKFRGGWSAVSGLDPAVRAKGVIAFSSGNHAQGVALAAKLHNVPSVIIMPSDAPKLKIANTRAFGAEVVLYDRVNEDRDEIGARLSAERSLTLIKPFDEPLVIAGQGTTGLEISEQAKEEGVTSAEVLVSCGGGGLTSGIALALEASAPGFRVRPCEPKDFDDTTRSLASGRIERNASTAGSICDAILTPQPGNITFPILKRLAGAGIVVTDDEALRAMALAFTRLKIVVEPGGAVALAAALFHGEALESDTVVAVTSGGNVDADIFAMALGRFG
- a CDS encoding LysR substrate-binding domain-containing protein — its product is MRRTIFDLDVLRTFSTGMELGNFAKAAERLGRSTSAVSAQLKKLEEQAGTPIFRKVGRGLALTDAGETMLGYARRLLELNDEAAAAVHSVELEGWVRLGLQEDFGENLLPEVLGRFARAHPKVRIEARVVRNAELLERVTSGKLDLALAWSDGTRTSHCEQIGEVPMRWIGPVEGAPGWHAASGEPMPLASLEAPCLLRSAATRALDEAGISWRLAFVSPSLGGLWAAAAAGLGITIRTPIGLPAKVRPLAPETIGLPDLPKLGLVLHRAEAEPQPAAARLAELVLQSVHGALRGTAA